A part of Eschrichtius robustus isolate mEscRob2 chromosome 20, mEscRob2.pri, whole genome shotgun sequence genomic DNA contains:
- the LOC137754939 gene encoding CMRF35-like molecule 1 — protein sequence MDSCFPESAITGPKAMRSLEGGSLTVQCRYSPGLETHVKWWCRGADWHSCKFVVKTTGAEKEVKKDRASIRDNWKNRTITVTMEKLRLNDADTYWCGIERFGTDDGVQVKVTIDPAPVSLEETSGSPAVTSPGSNSGGVFLKVTILLPLISAVLLLLLMVASLVVWRMVKQQKKAAGISPEQVLQPLEGISYANLSLQQTENSGSSRKKASRRSSSSAQANAGEVQYVTMAPSPREDIAYAALSLETSDQEPTYSNMGYLITHIPSRSHEELTEYSTIRKP from the exons ATGGATTCGTGTTTTCCAGAATCTGCCATCACTGGCCCAAAAGCAATGAGGAGCCTAGAGGGGGGCTCGTTGACTGTGCAGTGTCGATACAGCCCTGGGTTGGAGACCCACGTGAAGTGGTGGTGCCGAGGAGCTGATTGGCACAGCTGCAAGTTCGTTGTTAAAACCACTGGAGCAGAGAAGGAGGTGAAGAAGGACCGCGCGTCCATCAGGGACAATTGGAAAAACCGCACCATCACTGTGACCATGGAGAAGCTCAGGCTAAACGATGCAGACACTTACTGGTGTGGGATTGAGAGATTTGGAACTGACGATGGGGTCCAAGTTAAAGTGACCATTGACCCAG CGCCAGTCAGCTTGGAAGAGACCAGTGGCTCCCCGGCTGTGACCAGCCCTGGCTCCAACAGCGG CGGTGTCTTCCTGAAGGTCACCATCCTCTTGCCCCTCATCTCTGCTGTGTTGCTTCTTCTCTTGATGGTGGCCTCACTTGTGGTTTGGAGAATGGTGAAACAACAGAAGAAAG ctGCTGGGATATCCCCAGAGCAG GTGCTTCAGCCCCTGGAGGGCATCAGCTATGCAAACCTGAGCCTGCAGCAGACTGAAAACTCTGGGTCCTCCCGGAAGAAGGCTTCCAGGAGGTCCTCTTCCTCCGCCCAGGCCAACGCAGGGGAAGTGCAGTATGTCACCATG GCTCCCTCTCCCAGGGAGGACATTGCCTATGCAGCTCTGTCTTTGGAAACCTCAGATCAAGAGCCAACCTATAGCAACATGGGGTACCTCATCACCCACATTCCCAGCAGGAGCCACGAGGAGCTCACGGAATACAGCACCATCAGGAAGCCTTAG